A genomic region of Solanum dulcamara chromosome 2, daSolDulc1.2, whole genome shotgun sequence contains the following coding sequences:
- the LOC129874951 gene encoding transcription factor MYB16-like encodes MGGSDKDGLKKGPWTSEEDQKLLSFINKHGCGSWRALPAKAGLQRCGKSCRLRWINYLRPDIKRGKFSLQEERTIIQLHALLGNRWSAIAAYLPRRTDNEIKNYWNSCLKKRFTKLGIDPMTHKPNGTAGSSKYVANLSHMAEWESARLEAEARLVRKSKILFNNNNMTSHNYNIKNHTTISQQLVPYYQQLPCLDILKAWQMTSTKLPTINDISAILLNNSRNKNLESSSIPSTLNSSDIFFANNVPTTTTTKVGDDHKNPPNLSTINSCFEDDYLQTELPSFMQEFSGLFPEYTQNSANEQLDNFMGSCSGDFEDNKSLINWNNNFPKYLVNSPIGSPVF; translated from the exons ATGGGAGGGTCTGATAAAGATGGGTTGAAAAAAGGGCCATGGACTTCAGAAGAAGACCAAAAACTATTGTCTTTCATTAACAAACATGGTTGTGGTAGCTGGCGTGCTTTGCCTGCTAAAGCTG gtCTACAGAGATGTGGAAAGAGTTGTAGGCTAAGATGGATAAATTATCTAAGGCCTGATATCAAGAGAGGAAAATTCAGTTTACAAGAAGAAAGAACCATCATTCAACTTCACGCTCTTCTTGGAAATAG ATGGTCAGCAATAGCTGCTTACTTGCCAAGAAGAACAGATAATGagataaaaaattattggaACTCGTGTTTGAAGAAGAGATTTACCAAATTGGGCATTGATCCAATGACTCACAAACCTAATGGTACTGCAGGGTCATCAAAATATGTTGCAAATCTTAGTCATATGGCTGAATGGGAAAGTGCAAGATTAGAAGCAGAAGCTAGACTTGTTCGTAAATCTAAAATCCTcttcaataacaataacatgACTAGTCACAATTACAACATTAAAAACCATACTACTATTTCCCAACAATTAGTACCTTATTATCAACAACTCCCTTGTCTTGACATATTAAAAGCATGGCAAATGACTAGCACAAAATTACCAACAATAAATGACATTAGTGCCATTCTTCTTAATAATTCAAGGAACAAGAACCTCGAATCATCATCGATACCATCAACTTTAAATTCCTCAGATATTTTTTTCGCGAACAATGTACcaactactactactacaaAAGTTGGTGATGATCATAAAAATCCTCCTAATTTGTCTACAATCAACTCATGTTTTGAAGATGATTATCTCCAAACAGAACTTCCAAGTTTCATGCAGGAATTTTCGGGGCTATTTCCGGAATATACACAAAATTCAGCAAATGAACAATTGGATAATTTTATGGGAAGCTGTTCTGGAGATTTTGAAGACAACAAGTCACTAATTAATTGGAACAATAATTTCCCTAAATATTTGGTCAATTCACCTATTGGATCTCCAGTATTCTGA